In Cryptomeria japonica chromosome 10, Sugi_1.0, whole genome shotgun sequence, a genomic segment contains:
- the LOC131858981 gene encoding uncharacterized protein LOC131858981 produces the protein MEDFNAFISDMSLFDCKPNNGLFTWTNMRKHFSQIVECLDRFLLSSNGFDSDIEFFSSILPLSGSNHFLVSLTVVRDRSSFKIPFKFEPMWFRDTSFLPLLHHWWEEAPFLRGFGMFQLVKKIRFLKKNIGNWNSLHFKNIFEEKQRTLDMLEVLNRNVLQHGLGGKVLDEIRSLRSELDEILAREEVYWRQKSRELWLADGDKNTNFFHASTKMKRVRSRISCIQDSQGNILLDDEDVSREAVKFFKNLLSSKNIDVSNNIPSFIPSLVSPEDNKMLMSLFSLDEVKRVVFAMNPDKAPGPDGFTPLFFQKC, from the coding sequence ATGGAggattttaatgcattcatttctgacATGTCTCTTTTTGATTGCAAACCTAATAATGGTctttttacatggactaatatgagGAAACATTTCTCTCagattgtggaatgtttggacagaTTTTTACTCTCTTCTAATGGCTTTGATTCTGACATTGAGTTTTTTTCTTCCATCCTTCCCCTGTCTGGGTCGAATCATTTCTTGGTTTCGCTAACTGTCGTCAGGGATAGATCTTCCTTCAAAATTCCatttaagtttgagccaatgtggttcaGGGATACCTCTTTTCTTCCCCTCCTACATCATTGGTGGGAAGAGGCTCCATTTTTAAGAGGGTTTGGAATGTTTCAATTGGTCAAGAAGATccgttttcttaaaaaaaatattggGAATTGGAACTCTCTTcacttcaagaatatttttgaagaaaaacaaaggaCTTTAGATATGTTAGAAGTCCTGAATAGGAACGTATTGCAGCAtgggttgggtggtaaggttttaGATGAAATTAGGTCCCTTAGGAGTGAACTCGATGAAATTTTGGCTAGAGAGGAggtctattggagacaaaaatctagggagttATGGCTAGCTGATGGGGATAAGAAtacaaatttttttcatgcaaGCACTAAAATGAAAAGAGTCAGGAGTAGGATTTCTTGCATCCAGGATAGTCAGGGGAATATTCTCTTAGATGATGAGGATGTTTCTAGGGAAGCagttaagttttttaagaatcttctttcatCTAAAAATATTGATGTTTCTAACAATATTCCATCATTcattccctctcttgtctctcctgAGGATAATAAAATGTTAATGTCTCTTTTTTCATTAGATGAGGTTAAGAGGGTGGTTTTTGCTATGAATCCAGATAAGGCCCCTGGgcctgatggttttactcctttgttTTTCCAGAAATGCTAG